The Corynebacterium vitaeruminis DSM 20294 genome window below encodes:
- a CDS encoding Imm51 family immunity protein → MSLRLVFDSPKGYRPKAGQLYLMKTTAGFIPVGITSTEAFFGNCVMIHPYRALVRDTNDASYYPLVEKNELLIPPVMIAKRDFKKGGDFTKVTDKNAPSPVPFEKYYYYLHANVWNPEELAFVLAYPPYPDDRLPKFQPMDERTIHYTIHDSNPPQGGTVDQAPEGTYFIVGQGVMMDLHLEFALEDALSYYGLIDTPRPPHADLSDDEPAYKEATTTLTPEEFLHLADLESTTSVFAAMDQVPDAVAAAITETGHEPNGYLFDGLATYLINQQGLDQKGIEFDSEAGMFSILGNTETLTTLHQLLTELLHNPSLLTATIREAEAAGFDFDD, encoded by the coding sequence GTGTCCCTAAGACTCGTCTTCGACAGCCCCAAAGGCTACCGCCCCAAAGCCGGGCAGCTCTACCTCATGAAAACCACCGCCGGATTCATCCCCGTTGGGATTACCTCTACCGAAGCCTTTTTCGGCAACTGCGTCATGATTCATCCCTACCGCGCACTCGTTCGCGACACTAATGACGCCAGCTACTACCCACTGGTGGAAAAGAACGAGCTGCTCATCCCACCGGTGATGATTGCCAAAAGAGACTTCAAGAAGGGCGGCGACTTCACCAAAGTCACCGACAAGAATGCCCCATCGCCTGTGCCCTTCGAGAAGTATTACTACTACCTACACGCGAACGTGTGGAACCCTGAGGAACTAGCCTTCGTACTTGCCTATCCACCCTACCCAGACGATCGGCTACCTAAGTTTCAACCAATGGATGAGCGCACGATCCACTACACCATTCACGACTCCAACCCACCACAGGGAGGCACGGTTGATCAGGCGCCCGAAGGCACTTATTTCATCGTTGGCCAAGGCGTGATGATGGATCTCCATCTCGAGTTCGCGCTTGAAGACGCCCTTTCCTATTACGGTCTCATCGACACCCCACGTCCTCCGCACGCCGACCTTTCCGACGACGAACCCGCCTACAAAGAGGCAACCACGACCCTCACCCCAGAAGAGTTCCTCCACCTCGCGGATCTCGAGAGCACCACCAGCGTCTTCGCCGCCATGGACCAAGTACCCGATGCAGTTGCTGCGGCCATCACCGAGACCGGGCACGAACCCAACGGCTACCTGTTCGACGGTCTCGCCACCTACCTCATCAACCAACAAGGCCTCGACCAAAAGGGCATCGAGTTCGACAGCGAGGCTGGCATGTTCAGCATCCTCGGCAACACAGAAACACTCACCACACTCCACCAACTCCTCACCGAACTCCTCCACAACCCCTCACTCCTCACGGCCACAATCCGAGAGGCAGAAGCCGCAGGCTTCGACTTCGACGACTAG